A genomic segment from Glycine soja cultivar W05 chromosome 20, ASM419377v2, whole genome shotgun sequence encodes:
- the LOC114403217 gene encoding FCS-Like Zinc finger 8-like, with translation MADSEKYNKKPSSSSFFSSPRLFTNFTPKGFHETETMMSPTSTLDSKPFSGFKNPFWSETNSPRTPVSEHKRYWDKLDSKGVGLGLVDALVDEEKHGEVSSKSESRMVVFGSQLKIQIPPLSPSESSKFVAEKGNSSSGVADANSQRVFMGCLSASEMELSEDYTRVISRGPNPRTTHIFDNCIIESSCFELGCSASSAKENGCFLDQTSYHSRSFLSVCFHCKKNLGQGKDIYMYRGERAFCSNECRYQGMLLEEEMSKLEASDIYGP, from the exons ATGGCAGATTCAGAAAAGTACAACAAGAAACCCTCTTCATCATCTTTCTTCAGTTCTCCGAGGTTGTTCACCAATTTCACTCCGAAAGGTTTCCATGAAACCGAAACCATGATGAGCCCTACCTCCACACTCGACAGCAAGCCTTTCTCTGGCTTCAAGAACCCTTTTTGGTCCGAAACTAACAGCCCCAGAACCCCAGTGAGTGAACACAAGCGTTACTGGGACAAATTGGATTCCAAAGGGGTTGGTCTTGGCCTTGTTGATGCTCTTGTTGACGAAGAGAAACACGGTGAAGTGAGTTCGAAATCGGAGTCTCGAATGGTTGTGTTTGGATCTCAGCTCAAGATTCAGATTCCTCCACTGTCTCCATCTGAATCTTCCAAATTCGTAGCTGAGAAGGGAAATTCTTCTTCTGGGGTTGCTGATGCTAATTCTCAGCGTGTCTTTATGGGGTGTCTCTCTGCGAGCGAAATGGAACTCTCTGAGGACTACACGCGCGTGATTTCACGCGGGCCTAACCCGAGAACAACTCACATATTTGATAATTGCATCATTGAGAGTAGCTGCTTTGAACTTGGGTGTTCTGCTTCTTCTGCTAAGGAAAATGGATGTTTTCTTGATCAAACCAGCTATCACTCTCGGAGCTTTCTCAGTGTCTGCTTTCACTGCAAGAAAAATCTTGGGCAGGGTAAAGACATCTACATGTACAG GGGTGAGAGAGCATTTTGCAGCAATGAATGCCGGTACCAAGGGATGCTGTTGGAGGAAGAGATGAGCAAATTGGAAGCCAGTGATATTTATGGGCCTTAG
- the LOC114403908 gene encoding non-specific lipid-transfer protein-like protein At2g13820 codes for MAAQGKMEMGVVLVVMIISMMCVGAKAQQSSCTSALVNLSPCLNFITGNSSTPSSGCCTQLSSVVRSQPQCLCQVLNGGGSSLGVTINQTQALALPGACNVRTPPITQCNAASPVGSPSPNSDPSGTGSTNVPTTDNGSSSATSVKLSIPLMFFVLAATYAPTFGTLIL; via the exons ATGGCAGCACAAGGGAAAATGGAGATGGGTGTGGTTTTGGTGGTAATGATCATTAGCATGATGTGTGTAGGGGCTAAGGCACAACAATCAAGTTGCACAAGTGCGTTGGTGAACCTGTCACCGTGCCTAAACTTCATAACGGGGAACTCCTCCACCCCTTCTTCTGGGTGCTGCACACAGCTTTCCAGTGTTGTCAGGTCACAACCACAGTGCCTGTGCCAGGTTCTTAACGGgggaggatcttcattgggaGTTACAATCAACCAAACCCAGGCCCTGGCTTTGCCTGGGGCTTGCAATGTGCGGACCCCACCCATCACTCAGTGCAATG CTGCTTCACCAGTGGGATCTCCTTCTCCTAATTCGGATCCATCAG GAACCGGATCCACAAACGTGCCAACCACAGATAATGGCTCCTCTAGTGCAACTTCCGTCAAGTTATCGATTCCTCTGATGTTTTTTGTTCTTGCAGCAACATATGCTCCAACATTCGGAACACTGATTCTTTAG